Proteins found in one Sardina pilchardus chromosome 3, fSarPil1.1, whole genome shotgun sequence genomic segment:
- the mettl22 gene encoding methyltransferase-like protein 22 gives MDKIIFRMDTVLSDVHLLLPNARHLMTRLNTVGQPVFVSKFRILWDVEEREIDCGGSSPGRAADGSPSGPSEVPLDDDGDLDVVRRPRDASPDRERVCPIILNQALGDSADGCEEEDDEGGEDATQCDVIRIEHTMATPLEDVGKQIWRGAFLLADLILSRPAEFQGATVLELGAGTGLTSVVMATQAKMMYCTDVGQDLLSMCERNVTLNQHLIEDKVNEVKVRQLDWTGDDFCTDAEIPFSWTEEEVSDLHNETSVIMAADVCYDDDLTDAFFRTLYRITSHLRNPSTAYVSIEKRLNFTLREMDVACEAYNHFRHCLDELCDMDDGKMKYHVEQVLSPIPQFLQYERVEQLEVWKIAASQK, from the exons TCTTCGTCTCTAAGTTTAGGATCCTGTGggatgtggaggagagggagattgaCTGCGGTGGGTCCTCCCCAGGGAGAGCTGCGGACGGCAGCCCCTCCGGTCCGAGTGAGGTACCCCTGGATGACGATGGAGACCTGGATGTGGTGAGGAGGCCCAGAGATGCCTCCCCAGATCGAGAGAGGGTGTGTCCCATCATCCTCAACCAGGCTTTGGGTGATTCGGCAGATGGCTGTGAGGAAGAGGACGATGAGGGTGGAGAAGATGCAACACAATGCGATGTCATCAGAATTG AACACACAATGGCTACACCACTGGAAGATGTTGGCAAACAG ATCTGGCGCGGAGCTTTTCTTCTGGCTGATCTCATCCTGTCACGGCCAGCTGAGTTCCAGGGAGCCACCGTTCTGGAGCTCGGGGCCGGTACTGGACTCACAAGTGTCGTCATGGCAACACAGGCCAAAATGATGTATTGCACAG ATGTGGGCCAGGACCTGTTGAGTATGTGTGAAAGAAACGTGACTTTAAACCAACATCTTATTGAAGACAAAG TGAATGAGGTGAAAGTCAGACAGCTCGACTGGACGGGAGATGATTTCTGCACAG ATGCTGAGATACCCTTTTCCTGGACTGAGGAAGAGGTGTCTGACCTACACAACGAGACATCAGTGATAATGGCCGCAGATG TGTGCTATGATGACGATCTGACCGATGCCTTCTTCAGGACGCTCTACAGGATAACCAGCCATCTCCGAAACCCCAGCACTGCCTATGTGTCCATTGAGAAAAG GCTCAACTTCACGCTGAGGGAAATGGACGTGGCCTGCGAGGCCTACAACCACTTCCGCCACTGTCTGGACGAGCTCTGTGACATGGACGACGGCAAGATGAAGTACCACGTGGAGCAGGTGCTCAGCCCCATCCCCCAGTTCTTGCAGTACGAGAGGGTGGAGCAGCTG gagGTATGGAAGATCGCTGCAAGCCAAAAATGA